A region of Lacinutrix sp. Hel_I_90 DNA encodes the following proteins:
- a CDS encoding cold-shock protein gives MAKSQQTFNKLEKEKKRLKKKEDKRKKMEARKAEREENGTDGIQFAYVDYNGNLVDTPPDPEDKIKVKADNIVLGVPKKEDLPEQDPIRKGKVSFYDSSKGFGFIIDAEDSEKYFCHVSGLIDEITENDKVQFELEKGMKGLNAVRVKKI, from the coding sequence ATGGCAAAGTCGCAACAGACATTTAACAAATTAGAAAAAGAAAAAAAGCGTCTTAAGAAGAAGGAGGACAAGAGAAAGAAGATGGAGGCTCGTAAGGCTGAAAGAGAAGAAAACGGAACAGATGGCATTCAGTTTGCCTATGTAGACTATAATGGCAATTTGGTAGATACTCCGCCAGATCCAGAAGATAAAATCAAAGTTAAAGCAGACAATATCGTTTTAGGCGTGCCTAAAAAAGAAGATCTGCCAGAACAAGACCCTATTAGAAAAGGAAAAGTTTCTTTTTACGATTCTTCTAAAGGTTTCGGTTTTATCATTGATGCAGAAGATTCAGAAAAATACTTTTGTCACGTGAGTGGTTTAATAGATGAAATCACAGAAAATGACAAAGTACAGTTTGAACTGGAAAAAGGGATGAAAGGCTTAAATGCCGTTCGTGTTAAGAAAATATAA
- a CDS encoding oligopeptidase B codes for MKTSIYSLLALLFIVTSCKTEKKEAAYKSVEIPVAKKIATELRIHNDIRIDDYFWMRLSDAQKNADTSDAQTQDVLDYLETENTYLEKAMGHTKGLQSILYDEIVGRIKKDDQSVPVSNRGYSYYTRYVEGDDYPLYCRKKVDGTGNEEIMLNVPELAKGHAYYGVGSRTISPNNTLMAFGIDTLSRRKYDVYFKDLDTGELLEDVLTNTTGSAVWANDNKTVFYSTKDPVTLRANKIFKHVLGTKQAKDVLVFEEKDETYSTGVYKSKSEAYLMLYSSQTLSTEHQYLDANTPNGEWKVIQPRKRNLEYSVGHFGDYFYIRTNLDAKNFKIVKTPITATAKENWEDIIPHRADVLVTGIDIFNDYLVLEERINGLSTIRIKPWSGVEHYIAFNDPAYVALPTANPDFNTKMLRYVYTSLTTPLSTFNYNMATREQSLLKQEAVLDPNFSPANYSSERLTVTARDGAKVPLSIVYKKGTKKSDTTPLLLYSYGSYGSNSEPFFSSDRLSLLDRGFIYAVAHIRGGQEMGRDWYEDGKLLNKKNTFTDFIDCGEYLVKEGYTSSDHLYALGGSAGGLLMGAVVNMKPELWNGVIAAVPFVDVVSTMLDETIPLTTFEFDEWGNPKEKEYYDYMKSYSPYDNVVAKDYPNIMITTGYWDSQVQYWEPAKWIAKLRALKTDDHLLVMDCNMETGHGGASGRFERYKRTALNYAFMLDLENISE; via the coding sequence ATGAAAACAAGTATTTATTCATTGTTAGCACTTCTCTTTATTGTAACGAGCTGCAAAACAGAAAAAAAGGAAGCTGCTTATAAATCGGTGGAAATTCCTGTGGCAAAAAAGATAGCGACAGAATTAAGGATTCATAATGACATAAGAATAGACGACTATTTCTGGATGCGCCTAAGTGATGCACAAAAAAACGCTGATACTTCAGATGCACAAACACAAGATGTATTAGATTATTTAGAGACTGAAAACACATATTTAGAAAAAGCCATGGGGCATACAAAAGGGTTGCAAAGTATATTGTATGACGAAATTGTAGGCCGTATTAAAAAAGATGATCAATCAGTACCAGTGAGTAATAGAGGGTATTCTTATTATACACGTTATGTTGAAGGGGATGACTACCCATTGTATTGTAGAAAAAAGGTGGATGGCACGGGTAATGAAGAAATCATGTTAAATGTTCCTGAGTTAGCTAAAGGACACGCATATTATGGTGTTGGAAGCCGCACAATTAGTCCGAATAACACTCTAATGGCATTTGGTATAGACACCTTGTCAAGGCGAAAGTATGATGTTTATTTTAAGGATTTAGATACGGGCGAACTCCTCGAAGATGTTCTTACTAATACCACAGGAAGTGCTGTTTGGGCAAATGACAACAAAACGGTTTTTTATTCGACAAAAGATCCCGTAACGTTAAGAGCAAACAAAATTTTTAAGCATGTTCTAGGGACTAAGCAAGCTAAGGATGTTTTAGTTTTTGAAGAGAAAGACGAAACGTATAGCACGGGTGTTTATAAGTCAAAATCTGAAGCTTATTTAATGCTATATAGCTCTCAAACACTCTCTACTGAACATCAATATTTAGATGCCAACACTCCTAATGGTGAATGGAAAGTCATTCAGCCTAGAAAAAGAAATTTAGAGTATAGTGTTGGTCATTTTGGCGATTATTTTTATATCCGAACAAATTTAGATGCTAAGAACTTTAAAATAGTAAAAACACCAATTACTGCAACGGCTAAAGAAAACTGGGAAGATATAATACCTCATAGAGCAGATGTTTTAGTTACTGGTATTGATATTTTTAATGATTACCTAGTTCTAGAAGAGCGCATTAATGGCTTAAGCACTATTAGAATTAAACCTTGGAGTGGTGTAGAGCACTACATTGCGTTTAATGACCCGGCATATGTAGCACTTCCAACAGCTAACCCAGATTTTAATACAAAAATGCTTCGCTATGTTTATACTTCTTTAACAACACCTCTAAGCACCTTTAATTATAATATGGCTACCAGAGAACAATCCTTGTTAAAACAGGAAGCGGTATTAGATCCCAATTTTTCTCCAGCGAATTATAGTTCTGAGCGACTCACCGTAACAGCTAGAGACGGTGCTAAAGTACCACTGTCTATTGTATACAAGAAAGGAACTAAAAAAAGTGATACTACCCCTTTACTCCTTTATTCTTATGGTTCTTATGGCAGTAATTCTGAACCTTTTTTTAGTTCAGATAGATTAAGTTTACTTGATAGAGGGTTTATATATGCTGTTGCCCACATTCGTGGTGGTCAAGAAATGGGTAGAGATTGGTATGAAGACGGAAAATTACTAAACAAGAAAAATACCTTTACAGATTTTATCGATTGTGGTGAGTATTTGGTTAAAGAAGGCTACACGAGTAGTGATCACTTATATGCATTAGGAGGAAGCGCAGGAGGCTTGTTAATGGGAGCTGTAGTTAATATGAAGCCAGAACTATGGAATGGCGTCATTGCTGCTGTACCATTTGTAGATGTGGTTTCAACCATGCTAGATGAAACCATTCCGCTAACTACTTTTGAATTTGATGAATGGGGTAACCCGAAAGAAAAAGAATACTACGATTATATGAAATCGTATTCGCCTTACGATAATGTTGTTGCTAAAGACTATCCCAATATTATGATTACTACTGGTTATTGGGATAGTCAAGTGCAGTATTGGGAACCAGCAAAATGGATAGCTAAACTAAGAGCTTTAAAAACGGATGATCATTTGTTAGTTATGGATTGTAATATGGAAACTGGTCATGGTGGTGCCTCAGGGCGTTTTGAAAGATATAAACGTACCGCACTTAATTATGCCTTTATGCTAGATTTAGAAAATATTTCAGAATAA
- a CDS encoding dehydrogenase E1 component subunit alpha/beta, producing MESNIAYKKHKLSNEILIALYKNMLKPRLIEEKMLILLRQGKISKWFSGIGQEAISIGVTMAMHPEEYILPMHRNLGVFTTREIPLHRLFSQWQGKANGFTKGRDRSFHFGTQEYNIVGMISHLGPQFGVADGIALASKLKNKNQVTAVFTGEGGTSEGDIHEALNVASVWQLPVLFCIENNGYGLSTPTQEQYNCKDLADRALGYGMESHIIDGNNIIEVYSKISEITASMRENPHPVLIEFKTFRMRGHEEASGTKYVPQELLDEWAAKDPIDNFRSYLIEKEILSEKQDTIFKAQYKAEIDTDLVATNAEAIITPSETEELNDVFQDFEYQEVKENSETKELRLIDAISEGLKQAMEQHDDLIIMGQDVAEYGGVFKITDGFVEQFGKDRVRNTPICESAIIEAAMGLSISGIKSVVELQFGDFITSGFNPVVNYLAKSHYRWNQNADIVLRMPCGAGVAAGPFHSQTNEAWFTKTPGLKVVYPAFPKDAKGLLATAINDPNPVLFFEHKALYRSIRQEVPTDYFTIPFGKAAKLREGEDITVIAYGAAVHWALNALDKHPNISADMIDLRSLQPLDTETIYASAKKTGKVIILQEDSLFGGIASDISALLMEHCFEYLDAPVKRVASMETPIPFINQLEDQYLSRDKFEGELLALIAY from the coding sequence ATGGAATCAAATATTGCTTACAAGAAACATAAACTTTCTAACGAAATTTTAATTGCATTGTACAAGAATATGCTTAAACCTCGGCTAATCGAGGAGAAGATGCTTATTTTATTAAGACAGGGAAAGATTAGTAAATGGTTTTCTGGTATTGGCCAAGAAGCGATTTCTATAGGGGTTACTATGGCAATGCACCCTGAAGAATATATCCTTCCAATGCACAGAAATTTAGGTGTTTTTACGACTCGTGAGATTCCTTTGCATCGTTTATTTAGTCAATGGCAAGGTAAAGCCAATGGTTTTACTAAAGGTCGTGATCGTTCCTTTCATTTTGGAACACAAGAGTACAATATTGTTGGTATGATTTCGCACTTGGGACCACAATTTGGTGTTGCCGATGGTATTGCATTAGCGAGTAAATTAAAAAATAAAAATCAAGTGACTGCTGTATTTACAGGAGAAGGTGGAACCAGCGAAGGGGATATTCATGAAGCTTTAAATGTGGCATCGGTTTGGCAATTACCAGTCTTATTTTGTATTGAAAATAATGGCTACGGACTATCAACACCAACACAAGAACAATACAATTGTAAGGATTTAGCCGATCGTGCTTTAGGTTACGGTATGGAATCTCATATTATTGATGGCAACAATATTATTGAAGTGTATTCTAAAATTTCAGAAATTACCGCTAGTATGCGTGAAAATCCGCATCCTGTTTTAATCGAATTTAAAACCTTTAGAATGCGTGGTCATGAAGAAGCGAGTGGAACAAAATATGTACCTCAAGAACTCTTGGATGAATGGGCTGCTAAAGATCCGATAGATAATTTTCGTTCTTATTTGATAGAAAAAGAAATACTTTCAGAAAAGCAAGACACCATTTTTAAAGCACAATATAAAGCTGAAATTGATACCGATTTGGTGGCTACAAATGCAGAAGCTATTATCACTCCCTCTGAAACTGAAGAGTTAAATGATGTCTTTCAAGATTTTGAATACCAAGAGGTTAAAGAAAATAGTGAGACAAAAGAATTACGTTTAATAGATGCCATATCGGAAGGGCTAAAACAGGCAATGGAACAACATGATGACCTTATAATTATGGGGCAGGATGTTGCAGAATATGGTGGTGTTTTTAAAATCACAGATGGTTTTGTAGAGCAGTTTGGTAAAGATCGTGTGCGTAACACACCCATTTGTGAATCGGCGATTATTGAAGCAGCTATGGGCTTGAGTATTTCTGGTATTAAGAGTGTTGTAGAATTGCAGTTTGGCGATTTTATAACTTCAGGGTTTAATCCTGTGGTTAACTATTTAGCCAAGTCTCATTACCGCTGGAATCAGAATGCAGACATTGTTTTGCGTATGCCTTGCGGTGCAGGAGTCGCCGCGGGACCTTTTCACTCTCAAACGAATGAAGCGTGGTTTACTAAAACACCGGGCTTGAAAGTTGTGTATCCAGCATTTCCAAAAGACGCTAAAGGGCTTTTAGCGACCGCTATTAATGACCCAAATCCAGTATTGTTTTTTGAGCATAAGGCCTTGTATAGAAGTATTCGTCAAGAGGTGCCAACAGATTATTTTACGATTCCTTTTGGGAAAGCAGCAAAGCTTAGAGAAGGCGAGGATATTACTGTTATTGCTTACGGTGCCGCTGTGCATTGGGCTTTAAATGCCTTAGATAAACATCCAAACATCTCTGCAGACATGATTGATTTAAGATCATTGCAGCCTCTAGATACGGAAACCATTTATGCCTCTGCTAAAAAAACAGGGAAGGTAATCATACTTCAGGAAGATTCTTTATTTGGTGGTATCGCGAGTGACATTTCGGCATTACTTATGGAGCATTGTTTTGAATATTTAGATGCGCCTGTAAAACGTGTAGCAAGTATGGAAACTCCAATTCCATTTATTAATCAATTAGAAGACCAGTATTTATCGCGTGATAAGTTTGAAGGTGAGTTACTTGCATTAATAGCATATTAA
- a CDS encoding isopenicillin N synthase family oxygenase encodes MTSIPSVNLQDFLSEDPVRKQKFIDQIGKAYQDIGFVALKGHFLDEALVDSLYSEIKNFFSLPVETKQNYEIPGIGGQRGYVSFGKESAKGKKEGDLKEFWHFGQYVEDDPERAKEYPENVEVKELPAFNKVGKEAYQMLEKTAKYVLRALALHLDLEETYFDDYIHNGNSILRPIHYPPISEEPKAAERAAAHGDINLITLLMGAQGRGLQVQNHKGEWIDAIAEPDELMINVGDMLSRHTNNKLKSTIHRVINPPRELWGTSRYSIPFFMHPISEMNLDVLESCIDKEHPKQFEDITAGEFLDERLIELGLKK; translated from the coding sequence ATGACAAGTATTCCAAGTGTTAATTTACAAGACTTTCTATCTGAAGATCCCGTAAGAAAGCAAAAATTTATAGATCAAATTGGTAAAGCCTATCAAGACATAGGGTTTGTGGCTTTAAAAGGACACTTTTTAGACGAAGCTTTAGTAGATAGCTTATATAGTGAAATAAAAAACTTTTTTTCGCTTCCTGTTGAAACAAAACAAAACTATGAAATACCAGGTATTGGAGGGCAACGCGGTTATGTGTCTTTCGGAAAGGAAAGCGCTAAAGGTAAAAAAGAAGGTGATTTAAAAGAGTTTTGGCATTTTGGTCAATATGTTGAAGATGATCCAGAACGCGCAAAAGAATACCCTGAAAACGTTGAAGTTAAAGAGCTTCCTGCGTTTAATAAGGTAGGAAAAGAAGCGTACCAAATGCTTGAAAAAACAGCAAAATATGTCCTTCGTGCATTGGCTTTGCATTTAGATTTGGAAGAAACCTATTTTGACGACTATATTCATAATGGCAACTCTATTTTAAGACCTATTCATTACCCACCAATTAGCGAAGAACCTAAAGCTGCCGAACGTGCTGCTGCTCACGGTGACATTAATCTAATTACGCTTTTGATGGGCGCACAAGGGCGTGGTTTACAAGTACAAAACCATAAAGGAGAGTGGATTGACGCTATCGCTGAGCCAGACGAGCTCATGATAAATGTTGGTGATATGTTATCACGACATACCAACAATAAATTAAAATCTACGATTCACAGAGTGATTAATCCACCACGAGAGCTTTGGGGAACCAGCCGCTACTCTATTCCTTTCTTTATGCACCCCATTAGTGAAATGAACCTAGATGTTTTGGAGAGTTGTATCGATAAAGAGCACCCAAAACAATTTGAAGACATCACCGCTGGTGAGTTTCTAGATGAACGTTTGATTGAATTGGGTTTAAAAAAGTAA
- a CDS encoding translation initiation factor, with protein MDLKDQLKNLFPEHHEKEVEPSKETTSLWLQDDPIICKYEKRKGKPITILEGYTGATEDFKALAKELKQKLSVGGSFKEDKIIIQGDYRDKIMAILKEKGFNVKRVGG; from the coding sequence ATGGATTTAAAAGATCAACTAAAAAATCTCTTTCCAGAGCACCACGAAAAGGAAGTTGAGCCAAGTAAAGAAACCACTTCTTTATGGTTACAAGACGATCCTATTATTTGTAAATATGAAAAACGTAAAGGCAAACCCATTACTATTTTGGAAGGCTATACAGGTGCTACCGAAGATTTTAAAGCACTTGCAAAAGAGTTAAAACAAAAATTGAGTGTCGGGGGGAGTTTTAAAGAGGATAAAATAATCATTCAAGGGGATTATCGTGACAAAATCATGGCAATCTTAAAAGAAAAAGGATTTAATGTAAAACGAGTTGGAGGCTAA
- a CDS encoding DUF1835 domain-containing protein yields MSNTTLHIVNGLSITDYLTKLKFEGDILTWHEILCEGPTLKEINTPAFFKLRKKFLERVYNVEYDVEKIKNEFDKLKNTSNYSEIVLWFEYNLFSHINLIAAICLIKQKNIKLPLFLVCSGRVEGEKELKALAQLTEKQLFNHYENKIKLNVDDIATAQKAWRIYCEDDHNLFTELIVRPSSFKYLSNCLKAHMRRFPDTRSGLSTLEFNTLKLIQKHQIKSRHQLLGYCLHYQGYYGFVELQLERMINELSLFYAETEDTLILNRNGHLAIEHQKNFIKELAFDFQFGGVNRTDFQYNKKENKLIKTIVNAH; encoded by the coding sequence ATGTCAAATACAACACTTCATATCGTTAATGGTTTAAGCATAACTGACTATCTCACAAAATTAAAATTTGAAGGAGACATTCTAACTTGGCATGAAATACTTTGTGAAGGCCCTACGTTAAAAGAAATAAATACTCCAGCGTTTTTTAAATTAAGAAAAAAGTTTCTAGAGCGTGTGTATAACGTTGAATATGATGTAGAAAAAATTAAAAATGAGTTTGATAAACTAAAGAACACCTCAAACTATTCAGAGATTGTTTTATGGTTTGAATACAATTTATTTAGCCACATTAATTTAATTGCTGCCATTTGTTTAATTAAACAAAAAAACATTAAACTGCCATTATTTTTGGTTTGTAGTGGTCGGGTTGAAGGTGAAAAAGAATTAAAAGCTCTGGCACAATTAACAGAAAAACAATTATTTAATCATTATGAAAATAAGATTAAGCTTAACGTAGACGATATTGCTACCGCTCAAAAGGCTTGGCGTATTTATTGTGAAGATGACCATAACCTATTCACAGAGTTAATTGTAAGACCTTCAAGTTTTAAATACTTAAGTAATTGCCTGAAAGCACACATGAGACGCTTTCCCGATACACGTAGCGGATTAAGCACACTAGAATTCAACACCTTAAAACTCATTCAAAAACATCAAATAAAATCACGGCATCAATTGCTTGGATATTGTTTGCATTATCAAGGCTATTATGGCTTTGTAGAGCTTCAACTAGAACGCATGATTAATGAGTTATCCTTGTTTTATGCTGAAACTGAAGACACCTTAATACTCAATAGAAATGGTCATTTGGCTATAGAACATCAAAAGAATTTCATTAAAGAATTAGCATTTGATTTTCAATTTGGAGGGGTCAATAGAACAGATTTTCAGTATAACAAAAAAGAAAATAAACTTATAAAAACAATAGTAAATGCCCATTAA